In Papio anubis isolate 15944 chromosome 17, Panubis1.0, whole genome shotgun sequence, the following are encoded in one genomic region:
- the LOC116270955 gene encoding nitric oxide synthase, inducible-like — MRLKSQQNLQSLTSGKLALVPNKNREGTFPGETGPPIRSPGGNPPTSPEASFSFPSRATILVELSCEDGQGLNYLPGEHLGVCPGNQPALVQGILERVVDGPAPHQTVRLEALDESGEPQAREPVLPGILRPPHLAEGLGLGLPMTAIPALPAERVGRQSSCESSYENSPSP; from the exons ATGAGGCTCAAATCTCAGCAGAATCTACAGAGTCTGACATCAG GAAAACTGGCCTTGGTTCCTAATAAGAACAGG GAGGGCACATTTCCTGGTGAAACTGGCCCGCCCATCAGGAGCCCTGGAGGAAATCCTCCAACATCACCTGAGGCTTCATTTTCCTTCCCCAGCCGTGCCACCATCCTGGTGGAACTCTCCTGTGAGGACGGCCAAGGCCTGAACTACTTGCCGGGGGAGCACCTCGGGGTTTGTCCAGGCAACCAGCCCGCCCTGGTCCAAGGCATCCTGGAGCGAGTGGTGGACGGCCCCGCGCCCCACCAGACAGTGCGCCTGGAGGCCCTGGACGAGAGCGGTGAGCCCCAGGCCAGAGAGCCAGTGCTGCCTGGCATCCTCCggccaccccacctggctgaggggctgggcctgggcctgccGATGACAGCCATCCCTGCCCTTCCTGCTGAGAGGGTGGGCCGCCAAAGCTCATGTGAAAGCAGTTATGAAAACAGTCCTAGCCCATAA